One Gemmatimonadota bacterium DNA window includes the following coding sequences:
- a CDS encoding AlpA family phage regulatory protein yields the protein MRCRSKDSEIGQVRSFGHDRAVGLGRALGLGRAFGLRRSGCQGKEAAMESRLLTRKKVSTLTGFSATDIRRLVEKGVFPRPVRNGRGKELWTESAVVEFLKTRRKYPEVVE from the coding sequence ATGCGGTGCCGTTCCAAGGACAGTGAGATCGGGCAGGTCCGTTCGTTCGGTCACGACCGCGCGGTCGGTCTCGGCCGCGCGCTCGGTCTCGGCCGCGCGTTCGGTCTCAGGCGATCTGGATGCCAAGGAAAGGAGGCTGCGATGGAATCCCGGCTATTGACGCGAAAGAAAGTTTCCACACTGACCGGGTTCAGCGCTACGGACATCCGCCGTCTGGTAGAAAAAGGCGTTTTCCCGCGACCGGTCAGGAACGGCAGGGGGAAGGAACTCTGGACCGAGAGCGCGGTCGTGGAATTTCTGAAGACGCGTCGTAAATACCCGGAGGTAGTGGAGTGA
- a CDS encoding porin family protein gives MTPTEDGGQKVTTLDYRKEKRPMIRVLGISVIRTLLFFFVLSVWSIPDWVDAQEQSVSLNAGGGVSIPVGDSSDGAATGWGLNAGFSVPITANVHAFAEGYHSGLGIEDDLKAALTLIGADAAISMTGANIGILLKSNPSPVVMYARGGIGYGRATGVVSVLGLDVSITGSGFAFTLGTGIEIPVGETVSITGDIRYNHILGALENEYGFEDDPVQWIPIRVGVAFTPN, from the coding sequence ATGACGCCGACCGAAGACGGCGGGCAAAAAGTCACCACGTTGGATTACCGAAAGGAGAAAAGACCCATGATTCGTGTTTTAGGTATTTCAGTAATAAGGACGCTTCTGTTCTTCTTCGTATTATCGGTATGGTCGATACCTGATTGGGTAGATGCTCAGGAACAGAGTGTTTCTTTAAATGCTGGTGGAGGGGTCAGTATCCCGGTAGGCGACTCATCAGATGGAGCTGCTACTGGATGGGGATTGAATGCAGGCTTCTCGGTTCCGATAACCGCAAATGTCCATGCTTTTGCAGAGGGTTATCACAGCGGTTTGGGAATTGAGGACGATCTTAAAGCCGCGCTGACTCTGATCGGAGCAGACGCGGCCATTTCTATGACCGGTGCAAATATAGGAATCCTGCTGAAATCTAATCCTTCGCCCGTAGTTATGTACGCTCGCGGAGGAATAGGTTACGGAAGGGCAACGGGAGTGGTTTCGGTGCTAGGTTTAGATGTCAGCATAACCGGATCTGGATTTGCATTTACGTTAGGGACAGGCATAGAGATCCCTGTTGGCGAAACAGTATCCATAACAGGGGATATTCGTTACAACCATATTCTCGGCGCGTTAGAGAACGAGTATGGGTTCGAAGATGATCCGGTGCAGTGGATACCGATCAGGGTAGGGGTAGCATTTACGCCAAATTAA